The stretch of DNA TTTTTATGCGCATGTAATGCTAGCTCTACGGACGTGCACATACTTTCCAGTGAAATGTGTTCCTATTGAGGTTCCTGCTGCTGTTTACATCACACAATTAAATAAAACCTCCCAATATCCAGATATTCAATGCTATGACATGATATTCCTCTGAACTTAAATTTTGACCGCTGGCCTAGTGACTTGATGAATGGGATGCTGACCACCCACAAGTGCAAGTTTTTCTTTCCCGTGTGTCTGGCTAATGCTTGTCCAAAAACCTCCCACTGGCAAAGGATAAAGGGTAATACATGTTGTGACTCCTATCTTGACAATTCACTATCTATGCAGTAGTTTAAGAGATCTCAAGTTGTGTATCTTCCCAAACCATGCAGTTTTCTTCAGTGAGGTAGATGAACTTTCTAAACTAAATTATCGACTAGGTATCGAAATGAATCGTCATCTTCTTGTAGCATTTTGGTGAGTCTCTAATTCTACGTTAAGAGGAGGGAATTGACATTGTAATGCTTTAAACGCTCTACCAAATATACTTTAGAAATAGTGGAGTttaatttgttttctttcttttcttgcctcatttatttattttgcttTTGGGGTGTTACTGAGTGGAAGGAGGGTTATCTATAGTTGAAACATTGAGTTCTGCAAAATTGACCAGTTGCATCAAAATTCACTGAAGGATGCTTTTATCCAAGATTAAGCTTCTCCATAATGTCCTAGCTATCATATTAGAGGTGGCAGGGTCTATAGAAATTATGTTTCTAATAGTTTCTTCTGATTTTCTGGCTCTTAGCTCGCTGGTACTACCTTTCTGGTTATGTTATTGTTACTATTCTATTGTCGCATTTCATCATCTTgtgtcgagggtctatcgaaaacagcctctctaccccagggtaggggtaaggtctgcgaatacactaccctctccagaccccacttgtgggattacactgggttattgttgttgttgttgttgttgttgttgtacttagtgtTTTTCAATAATTCTTTGCTATTGTTCTGGAAAATGAAACTTGTCATAGTCTTTTTTATATTACAAAATAGTTTCATCCTTGGTACTATCATGTTTAAGATCTTTATTTGTGCTCTGTTTAACAGACTCGACTTCCTGCTGCACTTTTCAATATTATTACAAATTTAAGTGGTTCAGATGAGGCAAGTCCTGCAAGTCCCACAGATGACATCATGGTAAGTAAACTCCACCTAATTCACATAAAAGTAAATTTCTTATACATAAGTAGATACATCTTAAAAGGAACAAGAGTACCGGAAAGAATTATGTTAATTCATGAATGCCTGTATTTTGATAACCATCTTTCATCCTAagtaattatttgatatatttcacCTAAACTCtagaaaaatataaatcacaaTATCTTCGCTTTCAGTACACATCTTAAGTAAGAGTGGAAGCCACCCTAGCCTTTTTAAAATTTGATGTCTGATTTTAATAATTTTGCCAAGATTTTGTAACACATTTATCGTCATGTTTTCTACATGGCAGTTTTTTTTTGCAAGAAATAGTATCCTTATCATATGGCCCCACACTTGTGCATCCTTATGTGCATATATGCTCTAGACAATTCATTGCTTTGCTTAGCTCCAAATACAACCTCTGATATGCTTATATTCATCTTTTGTATTGCAATGAAATGGATTATTTGTCTCTCCTCTCCTTCCTTTTTGACTTCTTATTTGGCTGCCTAAAAATACTATGGATGACATCCTGATAAGTAATATTCATAAAATAATActagtaaataaattttaaacacatTTTAGCCTCTCTTCTTTCATTTTCCTTTAGATATTTCCACTGGAACATAAAAATTTCAGTTTTATATAAGTACAGAAAATCTTTTTTACTTTCAAAACTCTACAACTTAATTTATGTACAACTACCTTTATGTGATAGGATCTTGTGACTAATAGTAATTACTCAACAAGGGGAACAACaacttaaagaaaaaagaaatgaatTACATGTATTGGCAAGACAGAGATACTTAAATTGAGAGAGGTACTGACAATGAAGCATTATATGTTCAGTTGAAAATGTTAAGATCAAGAAGATCCAATTTAAATTCTATGAACATTACAGAGTGTTTGTCCAAGTTGGATAATGGTGtccattcatttttatattttaaatagtGTTACCTTTCTATTGTTAGCAATGTACATGTTAGTATATGTTTAGTTGGTTGCACCTCTATTCTTGCAGTCATTTTAGTTTAATGAGGTTAAAGAGTTTCTGAAATATTTTCTAatctatttttcagtttttttggaGTGGATACTTGATATGATATCTTGGAGGTTATGTTATAATACTTTTTTAGCTGAATATTTCTACCCCTACCGTACTGTCTAATGTAAATAGGCATTTGTGATTCCCTCTATTTTAAATCAAAGtctaattataattttttttgtagGATGATGAAGCATAAACCAACGCTACTTGCAATCTGATTCATGTGCTGCACAAGCCGGAAGATTTGTCTTTTGGGTTATATTAGATTAGAATTTAGTGACCTAGGACATATGATGTTTTTATCCTTTTGTAAGAAAAAACTTTTAGAAGTATTTAGATTTTAGAAGGGTGTAAATATCTCGTACAACAACTTTATGTATTGACCTtttgcgtatatatatatatatatatatatatatatatataaaatttagtaATTTATATACATTTGTTAAAAATATAAAAGCATATAGGAATTATGTATATAGCAACAAATCATAAGTTGTTGCTAAAAACATTCACGAAGCTTATATGCAACAATTAATGTTGTTGACACAAAGTAACTTATTGCCACAATAACGCTTGTTGCTAAAATTCTTGATAACAAATTAATTAGTAATTCCCGCCATTGTTTTTGCAACAACTTATATTGTTGGGAAAATGATTGATTTGTCGCAACAATTATTGTTGTTGCTGAATATTTTTATAAACCACAATTATACGCCTTTATAAcaacaaaatataatttattgCAACAAGAAGATTTGTTGCGTTAATTTAGCTTTTTGACAACAACATTGGTTCTTGTTGCATAGATTTTTCGCATCGGAGTTTGCTGCAACAACGTGCAACAACTTAGTTTTTGTTGCGAAAAGTATTTTTCGCAACgacaaccaacatattacaacaAAAAATGTTGTTGCAAATTCCGTAGTTTCTTGTAGTGCCCAAAACAAAGGGATTTCAGCCCAACTTATCTAGAAATTTACTTAGTTACCAACCACTCCCCATCCCTactttttttttccaattttctgttttctgttttttcgtttttctgcatcACTCACCCACCCCAACCCCCCCacaattattttttgtatttttacttTTCTGCACCACCCATCCCACccgtaaaatatttttcaacttacacattttaaatactaatttgttatttaagaaaatatattttgattctcaaaatactaatagtatttatttaccttttatacataggtgtataaaaggtaaaaaactTTATTTATGCAAGATGAGCATGGTTCTAAAACATGGGTCAAGTTGGGCGGGTTGGGCTATAACCCATTGTTTAGCTCATCTTGACCCAGCTCATCTTAGCCCAAGTACACTTTGGACTGGATTGGGCAATGACTCATTTATTGACCTAACCTATCTTGACCCGCCCAAATTCAGCTCAACCCGCTCATTTATCACCCCTACCCATAACTAATGCTTTTCCTCCGCCCCTGATCTTAATAGATAGTAGAAGGTATTGGTGCAGCAGCGTATTAGTGTCTTTTATATTGTTGCATTATGTTTTTCATATCTAGACTCAGCCGACTCATCAGACTGATCATGAGTTATATTATCTGTAGGAACACCGTAATACATGTCATGCAACATCTCGAAAGTGGCAGCATCATCATTTTCTAAATCTAAATTTGCACTAGAATTTATTTCATCATCTGAAGATGAATCCGACTCACCATGATGAATCCACCTATTATATGTTGGATCTATACCCCACCTAAGTAAATCTATTTTGACTTCTTCTCGCGTTTTCCTACGCACATGGTTACAGTTAGTGCACGGACATTAAATTCTTATACCAACATTAGGATTTGAAAATGCAAAGTTTAAAAATTATTCCACGCCATTCAAGTATTCTGGTAATGCTCTATTCCTAAGAAGTATCCAACTTTTATCCATCATATAATAAcctacaaaaatataaaatattaactGTCCCTCAATATTTTTTTGCTGTCAATTTAGCAAAAAATCAAATATGGAAAAGGTCAGAGAAAGACTCTAtactaaaatatagtaaaaataacAGCATATAAATTGAACGAACAGTGATACAAGCGAAGGAACACACTATAGATGAATAGTAATCAGCAAGACTCACCAGACTTTGTAGACGAGAAATAATGAAGCAAAGAATAGACCAGAACCAATTGCTCGGTGCTGTAGAACAATAAAGGAGAAAACCTTGCTAGAATGGTAACTAAATAGGCTAAGGATTAAggaaaagataattaaaaagaaaaaaaccgGTTTACCGCTTTTCTTTTGGCGGAAAGTTGAAAAATACTTAGCTAAATCTTAGGCCACTAACCAAACCTGTTGAGAAAATTAAGGCGTGAACAAAACTTGCTGAGACAATTAAGGATTCTACCAAATATAAATTATtgctaatttattatattttaaaactaCTATGTTTTCAAATAAAATATGGCAGCAACAAAAAACTTACCCAGAGCAACTAAAAGAGTGGGCTAAAAATCCGAAAAAAGTGATTAACAGAGAAAATTTTACCGCGTTTGATTTTGgcagaaaattgaaaaataattagttAAGGTTTAGGCCACAACCCACCTATATTGTTGGCAAAAATAAAGTGTATTGCCAACAATACAAATTTATTGTTGCCCAttctatttatattttaaatttattatattGTCCATAAATATAGCAATAGGAATATAAAACGCCGGTAACAATGATAAAGTCGTGGCTAAATATTCTATGATAATAGCAACAATTTTATCAAGTTGTTGTCATTTATTACAATTACCAACAACACTTTGATTGATGCAAAAAAGTTGTTGCcaatttatttaatttaaaattaattatctAAACGACAGAATATAGCAACAATATTATAATATTTGCTAACAAGAAAAATTTTGTGTTTAAAAATTATATGATATAGAAACAACTTCATAAAGTTGTTGCTATTTGTTCATTTTTGCCAACAATACTATAGTTGTTGCTAAAAAATTATTGCAAATTCCATACTTTCTTGTAATGAGAAAGAGTTTTATGGGTTGTAATTAGACTACTTCATGGGTCAGAATGAGCTATAAAAGATAATGGGTTAATTTGGGCTCAGTCCAAATAAACACATGAACTAAAATGTTATAGCCAACCCATTAATTTCTGGACGAATTGGATGAGTTTGAGCGCAAATTGACATCCCTAATTGTGGGTTTGAACGAATCAAGTTACTTTTGTTTGAACTTTGTAATTATACTAGaaaatttataatatatatataaatatttaattgggAGCCCAAAACAACTACATCTTTGTTGATCTAAGTTAACTTCAATTATTTTTGGAAGAAAACTTTCACAGTATGCTGCTATATCTTAACCCAATTAATGTCGGGTCCAATCAAACAAacgagaaggaaaaaaaaaatagaacctAGGCAGAAGAACCAAACCTTTAGTTAGAGACGACTCCTTTTCATTATTTATATCACATTATCACGTAAGTTGTAAGGAATGTCACAGGTGATGACACGTACCCTAAATTTTGATGAGTCATGACCTCACTCTCTTGACTGCTTCTGCATGCAAAACTCAGAGATAGAGGAATATCTAAATGGCAGATGAATCAATAAAATCTACTCAGTCGGCACTCGGCACAAAACAATCATTTCTTTCCCAATTTCGAGAACCCCTTTCCTCTTTTAGTGTTTCTTACTCTAATTCTCTATTATTAAAAAGTCAAATAGTCACTTTTGTAAAGACTGCCGGTAAAAAATCTATGTATAAAGTATTCGCTATTTACGTAAAATTTGGAGGAAAATTATAtctttaaatagtataaaatattaGTAATTGTTTTCACGATTCGAACACGTAATCTCATTTATACGAAGACAAATTCTAAACCCCTTCTCGTGAAACTACTTACAaagtaaatattgagttttaagaTAAACAAAAAGGTATCATCATCACTGTGAAATACTTCAGAAAgttaaatatttgatgaaatttAGTACTAGTGTTAATTACAAAATCTACTCTTACAATGACAAAAATGTAACCGAACGTAATTTTTAGTGCACCAAATGtgtaataattaaataaatatagaATCAGACTTCTCTGTAACAGTATTTTTATATAATAGTCATTTATAATAAAAgttaaatttattttggaattaatttttatattatattaaaaaaatatatcctctataataatattttattataataatcaaaaatatcgaaacaaagagattattataaaaaaatttaactGTAATATACTTACAAATTTCTTATCATCAATAATGGAGTAATGAACAAACCGAGCTATTTATTAATTTAACCATTTTATATTCACAAACTTACCTTTATCTATTCAACCATTTTATATGCAAGCTGTACGTCGACAACTCTTTGTTCCTTTTTACCTACACATGGCATCCATTGAACCTCCTTTTCAGGACACAATTTTGTCTCTTCCATTTTCATTCCTCTATAAAAAGGCAATGCAATTCCATTTTCATTCTCATTCCACTAATAACACTTAAACagcttacaaaatatatactctAGAAATGGCTTCTTTGTCTTCTTTTAATATTAAACTTAGTTTGCTTGTAGTAACACTCATAAGTTTTTTCTTTGTTGAAAATTCTGCTAGTGATCTTAACCAAGATTTTGGTATTACGTGGGGAAATGGTAGGGGGAAGATACTAAATAATGGGGAGCTTCTTACTCTTACACTTGATAATACTTCTGGCTCTGGCTTTGAATCAAAGAAAGAATACTtgtttggtaaaattgatatgcaGATCAAATTAGTCCCTGGAAATTCTGCTGGCACTGTCACTGCTTACtatgtaattttttttgttttgtttttttgtaTTAGATTATTATTAATGGagtcttggcgtaactggtaaagttgttgtgatatggttattgatattatttgttatttttctaATGTGggtgtgattttttttttttttttttaaatttagttGTCATCACAAGGATCAAACCATGATGAGATAGACTTTGAGTTTCTTGGGAATTTGAGTGGAGAGCCATACACTGTGCATACAAATGTGTATACACAAGGCAAAGGTGAAAGAGAGCAGCAATTCCACTTGTGGTTTGATCCTACTGCTGATTTCCACACTTACTCTGTCCTTTGGAATCCACAGACGATTGTGTAAGTAGTCTAACAATTTTTTTTAAGGAGTTACGTATTTCTTTTACTTCTAAAAATGTTTTTGCGTACCACGAAAATAGTAACTAGGCCAAGTGTTTTTTTTAACTTATCTAAATTGACATTTCAAATATTAAATTCTGAACTCATTTATTAACACTCTATCACCTTATGTCTGGCAGCAAACTCAGTGAGAATCCTACAAATGGGGTCGGGATAGGATGTATGCGACCTTATCCCTACTGTTGTGaagatagagagactgttttttATAGACCCAAGTCACAATAAAATATGAGaaagaagcaataacaataaataGTACCAACAACACGATATTGGGTAAACCGAAGTGAAAGAGACAATAAAGTGGATAGGAGTAAGAAACAGAACAACATATGGTAAAAACTAAGCCTAAAGGAATGCAAGAGCAATGCGAATATTATCGGTATGGAAAAGAAAAACGCTTAGTAACCTAACATTTTACTCTAATCCTCGACTTTCACATTCTTCTATCAAGATTCATATAGAAGATTCATGTTCTCGATCAGCTAAAGTTGTATTACTACCATATAATTTAGAACACATACAGTTCAAATCCTGGTTCCTCGCTCCGTCTATTGTAACAAGCATTATTTTTCACATTATTATTCGTGTCTTTGAAGGATAATTAATAATAGTTATCTTTTTGATGACATGATAACGCAAAAATTGTTCTTACATACTATCAGTATATTGAATTTAAACTGCACATATTGACATTCTTTTGTCTCCAACTTCAAAATGATTTCAGTTTTTCAGTGGACAATGTACCAATAAGGGAGTTCAAGAATTTGGAAGATAAAGGTGTGGCATTCCCAAAATCACAACCAATGAAGTTATACTCAAGCTTATGGGATGCTGATCAATGGGCAACGAGGGGTGGTTTAATCAAGACTGATTGGAGCAATGCCCCTTTCTCTGCCTCTTATAGAAACTTCAATGCCCACACTTGCACTTCTAATTCTAATTCTAATTCAAATTGCACAATTTTAGCAGCAAAATTGGATCCTGTGAGCCAAGAAAGATTAAGATGGGTGCAGCAGAAGTTCATGATATATAATTATTGTGCTGATACTAAGAGATTTCCTCAGGGGTTTCCTCCAGAGTGTAGTAACACTTAATTAATTATGTGTAGAAAAGTtatggaaaaataaaaaaatatgtagGAAATTTAATTAGTCTGTATTAATAGCCTCCTCTCTTTATGTGTCCCTTTATTTTTTTCTCCTTTAATTGATGTTGTGGTTTAGCTAAGTGGTAAGGGAGGAGTGTTGCAATTCTATGTTGGGTGTTATTGGAAGTATTTTGTGTAAATATATAGTAACGTGTTAGTAATTTTCTATGAAAGTGTTCTCCGCATCGatttgtttattttctttttgtttttttataaatCATTTCTAATTTGTACAATTTTTACACTCTTTATTAATATTTGGATTAATATCAGATAAGAATGTTGTTTAAAATTTTACTATGAATTAGACATATAACAATGTTGTAAGAAGTAAAAATATTGAATACACATATTAATATTAGCTTTTATATTCTCTTTTGTAAAAAAATTGTACTCCTTCGTTCCCACTgttttagtgggcgtttggacataagaattgtaaaattttagAAAAAAGTGAAAACAAATTTCAAGTGAATTGtaaaatttcggaaaaaagtgaaaaaaaaatttttaagtgaaaatggtatttgaaaattagagttgtgtttggatatgaatataattttgggttattttttgaagttttgtgagtgatttaagtgaaaattttgaaaaacagttttttgaagtttttaaaatttttgaaaaatttcaaaatccatcttcaagtgaaaatttagAAAtgtatggccaaacactgatttcggaaaaaaattgaatttttttccaaaaaaagtaaaaaaaatttttatgtccaaacgggctcttagtttatgtgaattatttttactttttttttactaACATtttagacaagagtgggttgctctagtggtgagcatcctccactttcaaccaagaggttgtgagttcgagtcagcccaagagtaaggtgggaagttcttggagggagggagccggggtctatcggaaacagcctctctaccccagggtggaggtaagatctgcgtacacactaccctccccaaaccccactaatgagattatactgggttgttgttgttgttgtttactaACATTTTAAAATGTATTTATAAATGAAATTTCATGATTTGTTAAGGATTTTCTCCACATTAGAATGCTTTGACTTATTTTTACCATGTTATAAGCTTCAACTATTTAAAGTTTTCTTACACATGATACAAATTAGCATGTCGTTTCATGTTAATATAAAGTACGTAAGTTCCTTCCGGGTAAAGCTAGCTATTTGTATGATGGTTATACTTGAATTTGTTCTACCTTATGATTTAACAAAATGTTTGGCTATAATATTTTTGGACGGAAGTTCCTAtaacaaaaaaaattgaaattagcTACGAACTTTGTTGCTAATTTATTATTAAATCGTTCGTACCAAATAATTTTTTTGATAATCTGTTGCTAAATAAGATAAGCGATGGATTTATTCTGTTAAAGAATTCATATATCGCTAATTTCTATTTTTTAGTAGTGATATATATAGCACAACGATAATATTACCTTTAAAGATGAAATTTAGGTCACAAAACAAACGAAAGTTTGAGCTAACTATTTAATGAGTCAATCGACGAATGTCATTTAATTCGTGCAAATGCCTCTCACGTGCCCTGACCTTCAATTACACTATAGAAGCACGTTACCTCTAGCACGGGTAAGGCCTCGtttgttttttttaaagattAAGACGTGTGAATCTGAATGCACGTCTCAATATTAAGATGTGGTATGTAATCTGAACACTGAATATTTAAGATTGTTTGTTTTTCAATATCTGAATAcgtataatatatttatatttcaacataaaaaatatacatttcaaaaaaaaaagtgatTAAATACTATATCAATTAGTGAAAATATTAACTTGAACAAAAAAGTTATTATTTGAGATAAATTGAAATATTATAAGATATAAATCAATATTTTATATTTGATCCAATTGTTAAACTATTTGAACTATAAATGGAAATtatatatcaataacaacaaTTGTAGTAACAAAAtgtaaacaaaacaaaaaatattgAACGTAAATTTATCTTCTAATCAAACTTATCCAACAAATTAAAACAATAAACTCAAAACTAGTTATAATTTAGATGCACAAATATTAGAATATTTGAAGATCTAATTGATAATCAGATCAAGTTTTAACATTCAAACACTGGAAAAAAATACTTTAACTGACTAAAATAAAAAACTCTCAAGTatttcctcttctttgtactaGTTTGAGTGCGAGTTGCTCGTGCATATCATTCATCATCTTAGAATCTTCAACTGTCCAGCTAGGTCCATCAGTTTCACTCAATACTTCTTCATGTTTCTATTCTTCGTCAAATATTACTTGAGGCAAATCAAACTGATTAAACAAATCATCATTGATGCGCTCCTTTCTGATAAAATTATTAACCGCAAAACATGCAATAACAACATCTCTTTGGATATCAATAGGATATGGAGGCATCTTATCCAATATCGGGAATCTTGGTTTCAATACACCATAAGCACGCTCGATGACATTTCTAAGTTGTGCATGCGCATGATTAAATTTTTCCTCCTTAGTTATAGCACGCCTGCGATGATAATCTCCTAACCAATATCGAATATTACGATATGGTGCTAAAAATCCTCGAGTGTTAGGATATGCCGCATCACATAGATAGTATTTGTGTGACATTAAGAAAAACGAGTTACGTGATCATATTGAAAAGCTAAAATATTATTTCAGTTGTTTAAGTTATATCACTTACTAGCTGGGGGGA from Nicotiana tomentosiformis chromosome 11, ASM39032v3, whole genome shotgun sequence encodes:
- the LOC104104918 gene encoding probable xyloglucan endotransglucosylase/hydrolase protein 25 — protein: MASLSSFNIKLSLLVVTLISFFFVENSASDLNQDFGITWGNGRGKILNNGELLTLTLDNTSGSGFESKKEYLFGKIDMQIKLVPGNSAGTVTAYYLSSQGSNHDEIDFEFLGNLSGEPYTVHTNVYTQGKGEREQQFHLWFDPTADFHTYSVLWNPQTIVFSVDNVPIREFKNLEDKGVAFPKSQPMKLYSSLWDADQWATRGGLIKTDWSNAPFSASYRNFNAHTCTSNSNSNSNCTILAAKLDPVSQERLRWVQQKFMIYNYCADTKRFPQGFPPECSNT